The stretch of DNA cagttagtactagtggttgtatatatagtttatgtatgtgagtgtatagattggtaggtgtgggttaggtgtgctgggtttacttggatgggttgaacttgatggacactggtcttttttcaaccctatgtaactatgtaactatgtaactatgtactattgGGATTATGGCTAATATATGTGGAGATATAACTATTCCTGTTAGTGCTTGGTTTATCCCCTATTTAATTACATTGGTGAGTTATTGTTTAGTTACCTAATCAGTGATGTTCAACTGGAATCTCTGAGGAGAGGCCCTTGGATATTTGAGAATATGTGGCCCATGACACAGAAGTGGTTTGACAGCAATTTGATAAACATATAAGCCTGTGAGGGGcatcctaaggctaatgtcctatGGAGAGATTTATTcccccatgatagatctctgctaccgctgcaactaatctctccgaaatgcctttccaccagcaacaaagggaatctgCTGTatgcatcgctttggctttctgaagttgtgtgaagttgcctgcatTTTTGGTCAAAATCCCTATGACAATGCCACATAATAAGGTTTGTCAGTGAGTTCTTACCTTGTCCTCTGACATTAGTGCAAACCATCTggcagccattatcacagcactTTTCACCCCAATCACAGGCAGCATCATTGCGACACTCATCCTTACGTCTTTCTGTGCAACGAAATTTCAGCACATGCTTGGGGCATTCTCctgaacacacacaaaaaaatagaaaaaaaaaaaatatatacatattaagaAAATAGGTACTTTGCTCTTTTGCTGATGGAAAAAATGACAAGGGCCTTTAGCATGAAGGGCTTTGCTAATAGCAACCCATCTTCATTtccagggatcaggtctgggtcggcACAGTTCAGCTGCTAGGCATATCTGTAATGctcatttaaaaatagaaataggGGAAATGCCACCCAAAGTATACTAGTCATCCAAATTAAAAACCCAACTTGATTGGGTCAGTAGTCCATGGTATGTTCTCTTCATGGGCCGAGAGACATGACTTACACAGCTGGCACTCTTCTGAGGTTTTGCTACTGATACTTGAGCAGAGCATCTGTTCTATCACACTATGGCCATGACATGATTGTGGTCCCACCATTTAAAACTGAACTTTAATACACACCCCATACTAAAGTCACAGTTCCCTAGTTAAGAGGTAAGTGCATATATGGATTTTTAACAAGAGACAGAGATTAAAAGACAGAAGGGTCAAGAACAAATGAATGAAGGAATAAAGCAAACATACAAAACAGAAGATGAAATGCAGTAAGAAACACAAGACAGATACAATTGTAAGTTAGGGGAAATGGAAAAGGCTTCAGGCTTTGGGATTTCTTGTGGGTGGTCTGGTGGAATACATAAAGAGGAGGAAGTCAAAATTATCTGtatgatacagtatattttagaaaaaaatcccTCAAACAGGGAAAGCAAGGGACAAGCACttataaaggaaaaggaaaggaaagatgAATGAAGGAGACAAGGGAgggaagaaagagaaaatattttgccATTGTCCCAGGGGTTTTCTTTGGTCTGATTCTTTTTTTACACTGTcaagtaaaatatattctttttactATCCCAGAGGAAACATCTATGGTGCTACTAAATAAAGGTTTAGGCTACCTACCTTGAGACTGTGGGATTTCTGGTTGTTTATATGGTGGCTCTTTTGGAATTCCTAAAGAGGAAAATATTAAAGTTATCAGTATGACACAGtatatttaggaaaaaaaatccctaaaaagGCAAAGCAGGGGCCAAAAGACTTATGAAGGAGAAGGGAAGGAAAGACAGGTATGAATGAAGGAAATGGggagagaagaaagagaaaatattCTGTAATTGTGCCAGGGGTTTTCGTTGGTtgaatttcatttatttatttactatccCAGAGGAAACATCTATGGTGCTACTAAATAAAGGTTTAGGCTACCTACCTTGAGACTGTGGGATTTCTGGTTGTTTATATGGTGGCTCTTTTGGAATTCCTAAAGAggaaaatattaaaatgattagTATGACACAGTATATTTAGGAAAGAAATCCCTAAAAAGGCAAAGCAGGGGCCAAAAGACTTATGAAGGAGGAGGGAAGTAAAGGCTGGTATGAATGAAGAAAATGGGggagagaagaaagagaaaatattCTGTAATTGTGCCAGGGGTTTTTGTTGGTTCAATTCTTTTTTTGACACTGTcaagtaaatatatattctttttactaTCCCAGATGAAATATCTATGGTGCTACTAAATAAAAGTTTAGGCTACCTACCTTGAGACTGTGGGATTTCTGGTTGTTTATATGGTGGCTCTTTTGGATAACCTAAAGaggaaaatattaaaattatCAGTATGACACAGTATATTTAAGAAATCAATCCCTAAAAAGGCAAAGCAGGGGCCAAAGACTTATGAAGGAGAAGGGAAGGAAAGACAGGTATGAATGAAGGAAATGGGggagagaagaaagagaaaatattttgtaATTGTGCCAGGGGTTTTCGTTGGTtgaatttcatttatttatttactatccCAGAGGAAACATCTATGGTGCTACTAAATAAAGGCTTAGGCTACCTACCTTGAGCCTGTGGGATTTCTGGTTGTTTATATGGCGGCTCTTTTGGAATACCTAAAGAGGAAAATACTCAAATTATTAGTATGATACAGTATATTTAGGAAAGAAATCCCTAAAAAGGGGAAACAAGGGACAATTATTAAAAAAGGAGAGGAGCAGGAAAGACAGGTATGAATGAAGGAAATGGGggagagaagaaagagaaaatattttttaattgcgcCAGGGGTTTTTGTTggtcagattttatttatttatttactatccCAGAGGAAACATCTATGGTGCTACTAAATAAAGGTTTAGGCTGCCTACCTTGAGCCTGTGGGATTTCTGGTTGTTTATATGGGGGCTCTTTTGGAATacctaaaaaggaaaatattaaagTTATCAGTATGACACAGTATATTTAGGAAAGAAATCCCTAAAAAGGCAAAGCAGGGGCCAAAGACTTATGAAGGAGGAGGGAAGGAAAGACAGGTAAGAATGAAGGAAATGGGggagagaagaaagagaaaatattCTGTAATTGTGCCAGGGGTTTTTGTTGGTTCGATTCTTTTTTTGACACTGTcaagtaaatatatattctttttactaTCCCAGATGAAATATCTATGGTGCTACTAAATAAAAGTTTTGGCTACCTACCTTGAGACTGTGGGATTTCTGGTTGTTTATATGGTGGCACTTTTGGATAACCTAAAGAGGAAAATACTCAAATTATTAGTATGATACAGTATATTTAGGAAAGAAATCCCTAAAAAGGGGAAACAAGGGACAATTATTAAAAAAGGAGAGGAGCAGGTAAGACAGGTATGAATGAAGAAAATGGGGGAGAGaagaaagtgaaaatattttataattgtgCCAGGGGTTTTCATTGGtcggattttatttatttatttatttactatccCAGAGGAAACATCTATGGTGCTACTAAATAAAGGCTTAGGCTACCTACCTTGAGCCTGTGGGATTTCTGGTTGTTTATATGGGGGCTCTTTTGGAAATCCTAAAGAGGAAAATATTAAAGTTATCAGTATGACACAGTATATTTAGGAAAGAAATCCCTAAAAAGGCAAAGCAGGGGCCAAAGACTTATGAAGGAGGAGGGAAGGAAAGACAGGTATGAATGAAGGAAATGggggagagaagaaagaaaaaatattctgTAATTGTGTCAGGGGTTTTTGTTGGTTCGATTCTTTTTTTGACACTGTcaagtaaatatatattctttttactaTCCCAGATGAAATATCTATGGTGCTACTAAATAAAAGTTTAGGCTACCTACCTTGAGACTGTGGGATTTCTGGTTGTTTATATGGTGGCTCTTTTGGATAACCTAAAGaggaaaatattaaaattatCAGTATGACACAGTATATTTAAGAAATCAATCCCTAAAAAGGCAAAGCAGGGGCCAAAGACTTATGAAGGAGAAGGGAAGGAAAGACAGGTATGAATGAAGGAAATGGGggagagaagaaagagaaaatattttgtaATTGTGCCAGGGGTTTTCGTTGGtcggattttatttatttatttatttactatccCAGAGGAAACATCTATGGGGCTATTAAATAAAGGCTTAGGCTACCTACCTTGAGACTGTGGGATTTCTGGTTGTTTATATGGTGGCTCTTTTGGAATTCCTAAAGaggaaaatattaaaattatCAGTATGACACAGTATATTTAAGAAATCAATCCCTAAAAAGGCAAAGCAGGGGCCAAAGACTTATGAAggagaaaggaaggaaagacaggtATGAATGAAGGAAATGGGggagagaagaaagagaaaatattttgtaATTGTGCCAGGGGTTTTCGTTGGtcggattttatttatttatttatttactatccCAGAGGAAACATCTATGGGGCTATTAAATAAAGGCTTAGGCTACCTACCTTGAGACTGTGGGATTTCTGGTTGTTTATATGGTGGCTCTTTTGGAATTCCTAAAGaggaaaatattaaaattatCAGTATGACACAGTATATTTAGGAAAGAAATCCCTAAAAAGGCAAAGCAGGGGCCAAAGACTTATGAAGGAGAAGGGAAGGAAAGGCTGGTATGAATGAAGGAAATGGGggagagaagaaagagaaaatattCTGTAATTGTGCCAGGGGTTTTTGTTGGTTTGATTCTTTTTTTTGACACTGTcaagtaaatatatattctttttactaTCCCAGATTAAATATCTATGGTGCCACTAAATAAAAGTTTAGGCTGCCTACCTTGAGACTGTGGGATTTCTGGTTGTTTATATGGTGGCACTTTTGGATAacctaaaaaggaaaatattaaaattatcagtatgatacagtatatttaagAAATCAATCCCTAAAAAGGCAAAGCAGGGGCCAAAGACTTATGAAggagaaaggaaggaaagacaggtATGAATGAAGGAAATGGGGGAGagaagaaatagaaaatattttgtaaTTGTGCCAGGGGTTTTTATTGGTtgaatttcatttatttatttactatccCAGAGGAAACATCTATGGTGCTACTAAATAAAGGCTTAGGCTACCTACCTTGAGCCTGTGGGATTTCTGGTTGTTTATATGGCGGCTCTTTTGGAATACCTAAAGAGGAAAATACTCAAATTATTAGTATGATACAGTATATTTAGGAAAGAAATCCCTAAAAAGGGGAAACAAGGGACAATTATTAAAAAGGAGAGGAGCAGGAAAGACAGGTATGAATGAAGGAAATGGGggagagaagaaagagaaaatattttataattgtgCCAGGGGTTTTCGTTggtcagattttatttatttatttactatccCAGAGGAAACATCTATGGTGCTACTAAATAAAGGTTTAGGCTACCTACCTTGAGCCTGTGGGATTTCTGGTTGTTTATATGGTGGCTCTTTTGGAATacctaaaaaggaaaatattaaagTTATCAGTATGACACAGTATATTTAGGAAAGAAATCCCTAAAAAGGCAAAGCAGGGGCCAAAGACTTATGAAGGAGAAGGGAAGGAAAGACAGGTATGAATGAAGGAAATGggggagagaagaaagaaaaaatattctgTAATTGTGCCAGGGGTTTTTGTTGGTTCGATTCTTTTTTTGACACTGTcaagtaaatatatattctttttactaTCCCAGATGAAATATCTATGGTGCTACTAAATAAAAGTTTAGGCTGCCTACCTTGAGACTGTGGGATTTCTGGTTGTTTATATGGTGGCACTTTTGGATAACCTAAAGAGGAAAATACTCAAATTATTAGTATGATACAGTATACTTAGGAAAGAAATCCCTAAAAAGGCAAAGCAGGGGCCAAAGACTTATGATGGAGAAGGGAAGGAAAGACAGGTATGAAGGACATGGGaaagagaagaaagagaaaatattttgtaATTGTGCCAGGGTTTTTGCTGGTCTGATTCTTTTTTTGACACTGTcaaaagaaaatattctttttaCTATCCCAGGGCAACATCTATGGTGCTGCTAAATAAAGGCTTAAGCCACCTACCTTGAGACTGTGGGATTTCTGGTGGTTTGTACGGTGGTTTATAAGGTGGCTCTTTTGGATAACCTAAAGAGGAGAATGTCAAAATTATCAGTATGATACAGGGAAAAAATCCTTAATAAAGGCAAAGCAGGGGACAAGCACTtatgaaggagaaggaaaggaaagacAGTTATGAATTAAGGAAATGGAGaacagaagaaagaaaaaatattttgtaaattgtGGCAGGGGGTTTTGTTGGTCTGATTCCTTTTACTATTCCAGGGCACATCTGAGCTGCTACTAAATAAAGTCTTAGGCCACCTACCTACAGGCTTTGGGATTTCTGGTTGTTTGTATGGTGGCTCTTTTGGAAAACCTAAAAAGGAGGATATCATAATTATCAGTATGACACTGAAAAGACACTGTCAAGAAGAATATATTCTTTTTGCTATCTCGAAGAAAACATCTGTGGTGTTAATAAATAAAGGCTTAGGTGTACCTACCTTCATGCTTTGTGAATTCTGGGGATTTGTACGGTGGCTCTTTTTGAatatctaagggctctggcacacagggagattagtcgcccgcgacaaatctccctgttcgcgggcgactaatctccctgagttgccatcagttgccatcccaccggcgaaaatgtaagttgccggtgggatggcacacgtggcggcgcgatttcggatgaaaatgccttgcgaggcaactttggcggtttgccgaaatcgcctgcgcagcgtgtgctgtcccactggcgacttacattttcgccggtgggatggcaattcggggagattagtcgcccgcgaacaggtagatttgtcgcgggcgactaatcttcccgtgtgccagagcccttaagaggaGGATATAATTATTACATTATCAGTTTGACACAGTATCCCTACACAATCCCTAAAAAGGGGAAAGCAGGGGacaattagtaaaaaaaagagaGGAGCAGAAAAGACAGGTATGAATGAAGGAAACTgggaagagaaaaagagaaaatatattgtAATTATCCCAGGGTTTTTTGTTGGCCTTTTCATTTGTTTGACACTgtcaagaaaaaaatatttttttaccatcCCTGGGCCTTAGGGCAACATCTATGGTGCTACTAAATAAAGGCTTAGGCTACCTACCTTCACCTTGTTGGATTTCTGGTTGTTTGTATGGTGGCTCTTTTGGATAACCTAAAGAGGAGGATATTAAAATTATAAGTAGGACACAGTATATTTACAAAAGCAGAAAATTAGTAAAATAGGAGTGGAGCAGAAAAGACAGGTATGAATGAAGGAAAAGGGTAAGAAAAGAAAGAACATATATTGCAATTGTGCAAGTGTTCTTTGTGGGTTTGATCTGTTGTATTCCAGGGAGAATCTGAGCTGTTACTAACAAGGGTGTTCCAGCCCCTAGTGCTGCTCCATGCTGCCCCACCTTGCCTCTCTGTgcttaaaggaatgctgtcacagggaaaaatgttttttttcaaaacctatcatttaatagagcttctccagcagaatcctacattgaaatccgtttttcaaaaacagaaacaattttttttgtatttaattttggggctagccatattcttcatttcccagggtgctacagccatgtgacctgtgctctgataaacttcagtcacaatttactgctgagctgcaagttggggtgatatcccccccctcccctcccagcagccgatcagcagaacagtgggaagggagcaagatagtccggcttgggactcctccacttacatgggagtaggagaaacaataggttagctgaaagcagttctaatgtgtagagctggctccttctgaaagctcagaatcaggcacaatgcactgagatggcacctacacaccaatattacaactaaaacaaaAAACCTTTGTTTGTTCAAgttcaaaattttaaatggtagagtgaattatttgctatgtaaacagtgtaatttagaaatataaagtacacCTGTTATGGACTGTAATATGAGGAAGCCTGTAGACTAGCAACAACCTTTTAGGTGATATAGAAGAGCTGTAGGTAGGTAAGAGCATGTGTTGGTCTCCCGGCACTCGTAACAATACCataatcatgacagaatctctttaaggtTTTTGCATCAGAGGGGACCGGGGGGGTCTGCATCGttagtgcagaaagcacaatagAGGAGGGCAGCAAAACATGTATGAATGAAGGAAACGGGGaagagaagaaagagaaaatattttgtaattgtgccagggttttttttttttggtctaatCCTTTGTTTGACACTGTCAAGAAGAAAGTATTCTTTTTACTATCCCAGAGGAAACTTCTATGTAGCGACTAAATAAACGCTGGCGTGTTTAATAACACAAGATAAATATCGCTGTTGACATTtcccatagtgaccaatcagcaattagatttaagctggccaaacacgtaCGGATACAATTGTACGATTTTGGGATCGTGTTTGGGCTCTGATTATGGTCCtgataatttttttgccatggtGATTGTTTGTTTagtcaattggccaggttagaaaattttggttggataataataaaatcattgcatttaaacgtatgaccgATATCTGAACATCGGAAGAAGACtcaaatctgaatgtgtatggtcacctttacacagtcacacttaaaaaacaaaaaaaaagatgtgattggttgctatgggcaacataccTGGTGATTTATTTCCAGTGTTAGGAAACATTCTCTTGAGGCTACCTACCTGCAGGCTGTGGGAATTCTGGTGACTTGTATGGTGGAAATTGTGGAAAATCTAAAAAGCATATCAAAATCAACAATATTACACAGTACATTTAAGGAATAAATTTAATCAGAGCTGCTACTAAACAACAGAAGATATAGTGCCTAAAAAGCAGGAtgtcaaaatgtattatttttactatcCCAGGGCCACAGGGCAGCATCTATGGTGCTACCAAATAAAAGCTTAGGCTACCTACCTTCAGGCTGTGGGAGTTCTGGCACTTTGTATGGTGGCTCTTGTGGATAATCTAGGAGTAGGTGTATCAAAATTATCAGTATGACCCAATATATTTAGGAAATAAATCCCCAAAAAGCAGGGGAAAATCACAGGAGTGGGGGTCCATGAAAGGCTGATATGAATAAAGGAAATGGGGAGAAAAGAAAGGGAACATTTTTTCTAATTGTGCCAGGGATTTTGTTGGTCTGATCCTTTGTTTGACACTCTCAGGAAGAATATAGTCTGTTTGCGATCCCAGAGGGAACATCTACTGTACTAGTAAAGAAAATCTTAAGCTACCTACCTTCAGGCTTTGGGAATTCTGGTGACTTGTATGGTGGAAATTGTGGAAAACCTAAAAAGCATATTAAATTGATCAATATTATACAATATTACACAgtatatttagaaaataaatgatataGAACAGGTATGTCTAAGCATTACATAGTAAATTTTCTCTTCTGGCACGCCTTTTTTGGAATGCCTTAACAGGATAATaccaaaataaacatattttgaaaataaattccaaaaataggaaaagtaggggAAAAGCACttgaggagaaggaaaggagagACATATATGAAAGAAGGAAAAGGGGAAGagaagaaaacattttgtaattttgttggtttgaaactgtcaagaagaaaatattatttttctattacagAGGAAACATTTATGGTGGTACTAAATAGAAGCCTACGCAACCTACCTTCAGGATATGGGAATTCTGGTTGCTTGTTTGGTGGAAAATGTGGAAAATCTAAAAAGCATATAAAATGATCAATATTACACAGTATATTTAGGAAAGAAACAGGTATGTCTAAGCTTAAAATTGTAAGTTTGGGTTGCATAATGCAATTGTCTCTCGTGATCTTTTTCAACAAAAAGATGATTAATTAATATCCTGATAAATGGCATACTCATTGCCATGTTAGACATGCTTTTCTCTAATTCACAGCAACACCCATGGTTCAGGTCACATGGGGTATAATACAAGAGTAAGGTGACAGAGGGGAACAGGGTGTCGTGTTAACTATAATGCTGATGGTAACTGACTGAAAGCATTGCTTGGAAGAGTGATCTAATATAGAGAAAGGTACTTACTGGACTTAGAGACTGATCTTAACCCAGTGGGACTGATTTACtttcactgggcaaatttgcccagttcaGTAACTAATAGTGACCAATCAAAGGTTTGGTTCATTATTTAATCCACATTAGGCTAAATACTGACTGATTATTAGGGCTATTTTTTACCTGATATgagttgatatgggttactacacTGGGGCAAATTTTGGCAGTGTTGAAGGACTGTGCAAGTGTAAAGCACGTACATATTTAAAGACCAAGGTTGAGATAATAGTGTACAATGTATATGTATGGTGTTCCATTCCACCCTTACCTTCATGGTGCCAATCCCCTCGGACTTTTATGCACGTCTTCCCGCAGCCAGTGGGACAGCACCTTTGACCCCAGTTGCATTCTCTGTCAGATGCACACTCATTAACTATCCCATAGCAAAATTTCCCAGGCACAAAAGGAGGGCATTTAACTGTAAAAAAGTAACACTAGTTTTAAGAAACACAGTACAAACCATTAAAAGACAAAGTAAAACCATTGGGTGAGTTGCTGTTGGGTACTGATGGACAAACTCTGGTGACATCTGCTCCCAAGCAGAGTTAAAGGGAGTTTCTTCTGATGCATATATAAGGCTTTAGTTGGCAACTCTTTTGGTTACTAAGAAGGCTATGTCCATTTGTCCAAAGGTGATTTTTCTCTTTATGTTCTCCATAATTGGAGATGTAAGCTTCACTGAAGGTGTTGCTGAATAGAGCATGTTtcctctgtttaaaaaaaatgatgctgttTGGTCTTGCAATATTCTGGAAGGAGCGGGTGGGCCACACAGTCCATTCCACTGGTCCAGCTCAGATATTGGAGCAGACTTTCCATAGCAAGGCTGTATTTAATTGTAGTGAAAAATGTTAGAAAGGTCTTtctgagcagggcacagagcaggaacaCTACCTGCCTGGTTAACTGAGCAATCACCAAAGTATCGTGAATACAGGGATGGCCCCAATATATGTGTTTTGTTGCCGGTAGTTCACAAGGGGCCCAATGTAGTGAGGGAACTCAACAAATGTGTGAAAGTAGTGCCCAGTGTAGTGAGGGAACTCAACAAATGTGTGAAAGTAGTGCCCAGTGTAGTGAGGGAACTCAACAAATGTGTGAAAGTAGTGCCCAGTGTAGTGAGGGAACTCAACAAATGTGTGAAAGTAGTGCCCAGTGTAGTGAGGGAACTCAACAAATGTGTGAAAGTAATGCACAGAGAGCACCATTTattttatgatttgtgttttgtaAACTTAAATGGCACCCCTGTGTTTAAATAAACTGTCTTAATATGGATAAAGTCTGCTGTGGATCTTGGAAGTTGATATAATATGTATGTTATATGTTGTCTTGAGAATATAGAAGACATTTATCAATCTCCCTGGCCAAACTGGATTGTGctgatgtaattattattatagccAAGCCTTGGCTGCAAGCATTGTTTCCTTAATGCAACCTTTGTGAAATTCTGTTTTACCAAAGAAATGCTACATATGCCCtacaatataaatacagataaaacaaaagaaaaatagctTTAAATATTGGAAATTCACGCACCCATCTCTATAGACGTGGTTACAGAGTGCAGAAAAGATGAATTTGGGCTCACCCCATTTTTTGATTATGCATCTATAAAAGCTTGAAGCACAGAATGCTGTTGTTGCCCAGATGTGCCCTTATATCATCCAAATATGTTGTGCTTATTATCATTCAAATGCAAATGTTGGAATTACACTGGAATCGCATAAAAAAAAGCTGGACTAGGACTGATCTAGAACATGTGCCAACTTCAAGCAACAAGCACAGAGCACCCAACAACATCACATAAAGAAGAATACAGTCAGATCCCATGGATCCCAATTCTTTCAGGTTACTGATTTGGGTGTAAGTGTAAGAAACCACCAACTTGCATCTGTTATTGCCTATTGATGTGAACAGTTGGATATGTGACTGCAAGCTGCACGTTATATGAAGGTTCCAGAACTCCACATTCATTTTTGGATCAAGAGTATTCAGAATGAAAGATGACAGAGTCCATTCTCTATCCAGTATTGCAAACAGAGCTATACACCAACTGCTGTCCCCAGAGTAGTCCTACAGTATGGAGATCTTAAAAAACAGTTTTACAATCACAGACAACAGATACTGCAGGAATCCAACAGACatcttaaaaaaactacaaatatttaCTTACAATGAACAAATGCTGATGTTTTTTGCATCCCCTCATATTAGTGTTTGTCATTTAGTTCTTACCTGGTGGTCTTCGTACAGGAGCTCCTGTGGCCCAGGGAAGGACAGAGCTAATGATTGTAAGTAGGATTAAAAAGTACGGATAATGAGTCGTCATGTTGCTGCTGATAAGGTGCTGATACTTGGAACTTGTCacaaatacttatatatatatattcccaagcCAGGGAGCAAGGGAGTTGTCCAATTATTATGTTACTGCCAATCCTTTGCCATTTGTCCTCCAACATAGTTAATTTATTATGCAATTATAATTATCTACAAAACACAAACGCTGTAGAAAAGCAGGTTGGTTAACATCAGACTGCATTTGATAGACGCCGGCACATCCCAAAAGTTCAGTtcgcctctggtgcattgatctcATCTATGGGAAAAAGATCCCCTGCTCTCTGCCTATAATGTCCTATAATGTCCTAATGTACATGTAAAGTTTAATCCTATCCCCTCACGTCTTTTCTCCATAGAAAACAACTACAACCTTGTTTTTCCTCATGGTTTAATTTTTTCACTCATTGTACCAGTTTAGtttcacatctctgcactctccccAGCTCATCAACatgcttcttaaaggagaactaaacctttcTAGCTACAAACCCCCCCCCAACAGCCTATTACATTAAAAAGTGGACCTATTTAAAACCtgagctaaaaaagcagagcagtgcagcaaAGTACCTAGGTGCCATCTTCTGTCCATtggaaaatgctttgggtctcaccgccaaCACGGACCCTGcatgagcatgcacagttgaagctgattcccGACTAGAgctgcactgctctgcttttttagctcaGGTTTTTAAATAGGGCTACATTTCAATGTAATAGGCTGTGTGAGAAGGAAGTGTTGAAGGGGGGCAATGGAGGGCAGTTAAGGAGGGCTGTCGTACCTAGaggagtttagttctcctttaaggactggagcccaatatggcactgcatactcaaggtcaGGCCTTACCAAGGATCTATGAAGCAAATGTATGTCTTCATCCctcaagttaatgcccttttttatgcaagagggtaatttatttgctttagtagccactgagtaGCACTGTCTAGAGCAccggtgtcaaactc from Xenopus tropicalis strain Nigerian chromosome 8, UCB_Xtro_10.0, whole genome shotgun sequence encodes:
- the LOC116406892 gene encoding protein PELPK1-like isoform X34 — protein: MTTHYPYFLILLTIISSVLPWATGAPVRRPPVKCPPFVPGKFCYGIVNECASDRECNWGQRCCPTGCGKTCIKVRGDWHHEDFPHFPPNKQPEFPYPEGFPQFPPYKSPEFPKPEDYPQEPPYKVPELPQPEDFPQFPPYKSPEFPQPAGYPKEPPYKQPEIQQGEGFPKEPPYKQPEIPKPVGYPKEPPYKPPYKPPEIPQSQGYPKVPPYKQPEIPQSQGIPKEPPYKQPEIPQAQGIPKEPPYKQPEIPQAQGYPKEPPYKQPEIPQSQGYPKVPPYKQPEIPQSQGIPKEPPYKQPEIPQAQGIPKEPPYKQPEIPQAQGYPKEPPYKQPEIPQSQGIPKEPPYKQPEIPQSQGIPKEPPYKQPEIPQSQGECPKHVLKFRCTERRKDECRNDAACDWGEKCCDNGCQMVCTNVRGQGIDPSLKPQFPGPPKQSGQDLNFFTRKPPPPIIKPQVPPVPPVPQVPPVPPVPQVPPGPFPIPPEPDRPDFPPFWDPAAPQPYYPDNPEPIDVEVIP
- the LOC116406892 gene encoding protein PELPK1-like isoform X27, with the protein product MTTHYPYFLILLTIISSVLPWATGAPVRRPPVKCPPFVPGKFCYGIVNECASDRECNWGQRCCPTGCGKTCIKVRGDWHHEDFPHFPPNKQPEFPYPEGFPQFPPYKSPEFPKPEDYPQEPPYKVPELPQPEDFPQFPPYKSPEFPQPAGYPKEPPYKQPEIQQGEGFPKEPPYKQPEIPKPVGYPKEPPYKPPYKPPEIPQSQGYPKVPPYKQPEIPQSQGIPKEPPYKQPEIPQAQGIPKEPPYKQPEIPQAQGYPKEPPYKQPEIPQSQGFPKEPPYKQPEIPQAQGYPKVPPYKQPEIPQSQGIPKEPPYKQPEIPQAQGIPKEPPYKQPEIPQAQGYPKEPPYKQPEIPQSQGIPKEPPYKQPEIPQSQGIPKEPPYKQPEIPQSQGECPKHVLKFRCTERRKDECRNDAACDWGEKCCDNGCQMVCTNVRGQGIDPSLKPQFPGPPKQSGQDLNFFTRKPPPPIIKPQVPPVPPVPQVPPVPPVPQVPPGPFPIPPEPDRPDFPPFWDPAAPQPYYPDNPEPIDVEVIP
- the LOC116406892 gene encoding protein PELPK1-like isoform X1, with the translated sequence MTTHYPYFLILLTIISSVLPWATGAPVRRPPVKCPPFVPGKFCYGIVNECASDRECNWGQRCCPTGCGKTCIKVRGDWHHEDFPHFPPNKQPEFPYPEGFPQFPPYKSPEFPKPEDYPQEPPYKVPELPQPEDFPQFPPYKSPEFPQPAGYPKEPPYKQPEIQQGEGFPKEPPYKQPEIPKPVGYPKEPPYKPPYKPPEIPQSQGYPKVPPYKQPEIPQSQGIPKEPPYKQPEIPQAQGIPKEPPYKQPEIPQAQGYPKVPPYKQPEIPQSQGIPKEPPYKQPEIPQSQGIPKEPPYKQPEIPQSQGYPKEPPYKQPEIPQSQGFPKEPPYKQPEIPQAQGYPKVPPYKQPEIPQSQGIPKEPPYKQPEIPQAQGIPKEPPYKQPEIPQAQGYPKEPPYKQPEIPQSQGIPKEPPYKQPEIPQSQGIPKEPPYKQPEIPQSQGECPKHVLKFRCTERRKDECRNDAACDWGEKCCDNGCQMVCTNVRGQGIDPSLKPQFPGPPKQSGQDLNFFTRKPPPPIIKPQVPPVPPVPQVPPVPPVPQVPPGPFPIPPEPDRPDFPPFWDPAAPQPYYPDNPEPIDVEVIP